The genomic stretch TCAGGGAACAAAAAGCCCAGGGCAATCCGCTTTCCCTGCTAATACTCAAAACCCTCTGGCCGGTGCCCGAAGACCTGATTCGGAAAAAAGCCGCCGAATTTAAACGCATCGTGGTAGTGGAAATGAACCTCGGCCAGTATGTCGGAGAAATCGAGCGGATCCTCCCGGACAAGGAAGTCGTATTCTTCGGCCAGATGGACGGCCGGTTGATAAGCCCGCGTCAGATCAGGGAGGTGGCAATCCGTGCCTAGTTTGCTGAATACCGACCGGCCGCCGGTCTTCTGCCCCGGATGCGCCCACGACCGCATTACCCGGGCTTTGGACCAGGCCTTCCAGAATATGGGACTCTGCGGCCATCAAATCGTCATCGTCACCGACATCGGATGTTCGGGACTTTTTGACACGTTCTTTCATACCCACGCCTTACACGGTCTTCACGGCCGGGCCCTGACTTACGCTGCCGGCCTGAAATTGGCCCGGCCGGAGTTAAATGTCATCGTTACCATGGGTGACGGCGGCCTGGGAATCGGCGGCGCCCATCTGCTGGCGGCCTGCCGCCGCAACCTTGATATTACCTTGCTGGTATTAAACAACTTCAATTTCGGGATGACCGGGGGCCAGTTTTCGGCAACGACCCCGCCCGAAGCGCAAGTTGGCTCCGGGTTTTTAAACCGGCTGGAACGCCCGCTGGATGTTTGTCAGGTGGCGTCTTCGGCCGGAGCCCCTTATGTTTCCCGGTGCTCGGCTTACCGCCAAGACCTGGCACGGGAAATCCAAAGGTCTATTCGCTTTGAAGGCTTTGCCGTCCTGGACATCTGGGGCGTCTGTCCCGGTCGTTATACCAAACAAAACCGGCTGACTTCGCAAAGCATCGAGGAATCCATTGCCGGGCTTCCCAAGGCTGAAGGGCCGGTGCCGGAAAACATCCGCAAGGAATATGGCCGCTACTATCGAGAACTCGCCGCAACGCAGAAACCGGCTGCACCTGCCCCCAAGATAAAGGCCGTCTTCGATCCTCCTCAAACGGGCCGGCAAGAAGTGGTTATCCTTGGAAGCGCCGGCCATCGGATCATCACCGCCGGAGAGATTTTATGCCTTGCCGGCCTGTCTGCCGGACTGCGGGCAACCCAGAAAAACGAGTACGACATCACCGTCCTGCGGGGACCGTCTGTCAGCGAAATCATCCTCTCTCCGCAGGAGATCGGCTACACCGGCATTGATCGGCCCGCTGTTGTCCTGGCGCTGAGCCAGGAAGGCGTGGACCGCCGGAAGTATCTTTTCGATCAGTTGGACAGCAACGCTCTGGTGATCCGGGATAAAGGGGTTGATCTGCCGACCGGCCGTGCCAGAGTACATTCAATCGATTTTAAACGCCGGGGCATAAAAGTACCGGACCGGGCCCTGGCCGCATTAGCAGTCATGGCCAAAATCAACACAGTGATTCATCAGAACATGCTTCAATCTGCATTGGCGTATCGCTTCAAGGGAAAAATCCTAACAACCGCGCTCGAGCTGGTTAAAAGTATAAAGCTCCCCTTGACCCCGTCCTAATGGACGGGGGTTCTGAGAAAGATATTATACTTTTCGTGCTTTCAAAATTTCGTGCTTTCGTGATATTTTTTATTTCCGACAGTCTGTCTTTGGAGGAAAGGACATGAATTT from Candidatus Desulfatibia profunda encodes the following:
- a CDS encoding 2-oxoacid:acceptor oxidoreductase family protein — protein: MPSLLNTDRPPVFCPGCAHDRITRALDQAFQNMGLCGHQIVIVTDIGCSGLFDTFFHTHALHGLHGRALTYAAGLKLARPELNVIVTMGDGGLGIGGAHLLAACRRNLDITLLVLNNFNFGMTGGQFSATTPPEAQVGSGFLNRLERPLDVCQVASSAGAPYVSRCSAYRQDLAREIQRSIRFEGFAVLDIWGVCPGRYTKQNRLTSQSIEESIAGLPKAEGPVPENIRKEYGRYYRELAATQKPAAPAPKIKAVFDPPQTGRQEVVILGSAGHRIITAGEILCLAGLSAGLRATQKNEYDITVLRGPSVSEIILSPQEIGYTGIDRPAVVLALSQEGVDRRKYLFDQLDSNALVIRDKGVDLPTGRARVHSIDFKRRGIKVPDRALAALAVMAKINTVIHQNMLQSALAYRFKGKILTTALELVKSIKLPLTPS